GCGAAAATACCACGGCATCCGCAGAGGGTGGATTGCCGTGATTCTGGGTTAAAAAGATAATGTCGCCGCTGTGGACATCACAGCAGGCGATACGGTTATCCAGCACAAATCCCAGCCATTTCCCCGACGGGTGCCAGTTAAACGCGGATTGAATGCCCGTGGCATGATGCGTCAACTGGCGAGGCTCGCCTCCCTGGGCCGGGATCAGCCAAAGTTGCACAATCCCCACGTCATCGCGCATCAGGAACGCAATCTCTGTTGCCTGCGGATTGCTGCGCACCCAATGGCGCGGAACCGTCGCCAGCCCGGGAAAGCGGCGTGCATGGGTAAACGTCAGCCGACGCTGGACAACACCGCGCGGCGGTGAGGGCAAGGTTGCGTCGGTGCCTTCCAGAGGGGCCTCTCCTGGCGTTTTCCAGCCCTCCTCATCCTGCGGCAGTTCTACCAGAAACAGCTCAGGCACTTTCTCACCATTGACGGAAAGCGTATCACCGATAAACGCCAGCGCATGATTTCCCACCCAGCCCTCTTCATAGGCACGAGTGATTTCATCGCTGCCCGGCGTGGGGTCAGGCGTTGTCTGGCTGACCAGTACGCACCAGTGACTACCGCTGTATTCACGCGGGTGCTGCGCGGATACCGCCACCGGTCCATAAGGCACCGCGACGCCAACGTTGCGTAAATCCAGTGCCAAATCACGTTCATGCATCACATGGTCGTTATAGGTAAAGCTGACAAACTCGCCGTCAGGGCTGAAAACATGAACATGACTGCCGCCGCGCAGTGCACCCGGCGTGTAGGGAGAAGTGATATCCATCGCGTCCAGATTTGTCACCTGTCCCTGTTCGGCAATCACGCCACGACGATGATGAAAGTCGTATTGCCACGTCGCGTCCGGGTTTTCAGGCCCATGAATAAACACATATTTCTCCGCCTGCGGATGCACTGTTACCACACCGACGTGCGCTCCCTGCGTTGCGCGATAAATCACCTCCCCCTCACCGGTATGGACATTCACCCGTTCAATGGTCTCGCCGGTAAAAGAAGCCCCTGACGGACGGACGTCAAAAACCAGCCAGTGGCTGTCAGGCGTCCAGGTCCGGGTATTGGTAAGCTGATGATTACGCGGCGTAAAGGTGACTTGCTTCATGGGATGCTCGGGTCAAGGACAATTTCATCAATCATACTTCACAAGGACTTCACTTTCAGGCTTTAGCGTAGTGCCAACTTCATTTTTGTGGATAAAGAGATGGAACATTTCGACGTAGCGATTATCGGTCTCGGCCCGGCCGGCGCAGCGCTGGCGCGTAAACTAAGCGGCAAGATGCGTGTGCTTGCGCTGGATAAAAAACGGCAGTGCGGCAACGAGGGGTTTACAAAACCCTGTGGCGGTTTACTGGCGCCGGACGCACAGCGTTCGTTCATCCGCGACGGGATCACGCTACCGGTGGATGTCATTGCCAACCCGCAGATTTTCAGCGTCAAAACGGTGGATGCCGACGCATCGCTGAAGCGCAATTACCAGCGCAGCTACATCAATATTAATCGTCATGCCTTTGATTTATGGATGAAATCATTGATCCCGGATGAGGTACAGGTGTACCACGACAGCCTGTGTCGAAAAATCTGGCGAGAAGAGGGGAAGTGGCACGTGATTTTTCGCGCCGACGGTTGGGAACAGCAGATTACCGCCCGCTATCTGGTGGGTGCCGACGGGGCAAACTCGTTGGTGCGTCGCTATCTTTATCCGGACCATCAGATTCGCAAATATGTCGCCATCCAGCAGTGGTTCGCGGAAAGTCATCCGGTCCCGTTTTACGCCTGTATTTTCGATAACGCCGCAACGGACTGCTACTCCTGGAGTATCAGCAAAGACGGCTATTTCATCTTTGGCGGCGCGTATCCGATGAAGGATGGCCAGGCGCGCTTCGAGGCGCTGAAAGAGAAAATGACTGCGTTTCAATTCCGCTTCGGCACGCCGGTAAAAAGCGAGAAATGTACCGTACTCTTCCCGTCGCGCTGGGCGGATTTCGTCTGCGGCGAAGAGAACGCGTTTCTGATTGGCGAGGCAGCCGGATTTATCAGCGCCAGTTCACTGGAAGGAATTAGCTACGCCCTGGATAGTGCGGAGATCCTCAGGTCCGTACTGATGAAGGATGCGCCGGATATTAACCGCGCTTACCGGAAAGCCACCCGCAAATTGCGCTGCAAGCTATATGGCAAAATCCTGAAGAGTCGCTGTTTGACGGCGCCCGTATTGCGAAACGCGATTATGCGAAGCGGCATCGCGCATATCCCACTTAGCCAGGATGACCAGCCCACCGCAACGTCTGGCGGGCTGGTAAAGGAGTATTAGCCCACGCGTTTTACATCGCCCACCAGCAGGATGTAAGAGAGAGCGCCAATCAGGGCAACCACGGAGATGTAGACCAGCGCAGGGCCAAATCCATAGTCTTGCGCAAGGTAGCCAATCACCAGCGGAACGGTGATCCCACCCAGTCCACCGACAAAGTTAAACACGCCTCCTGTCAGGCCGATAAGACGCATTGGTGCCAGCGAAGAGACCAGAGACCAGGTGATGGAAGCAAACCCGTTGCCGAAGAACGCTATCGCCATCAGGGTCATAATCCACACCGGATCGTTAGTGTAGTTTGCGCCCATAATGCAGGTAGAGATTAACAGGCCGCAGATAATCGGTGTTTTACGCGCCACGCCAAGCGAGAAGCCTTTTTTCACCAACTTATCCGCCAGCCATCCGGAAAGCAGCACGCCAAAGAATGCGGCCAGAAACGGAACGGTGGTCATAAAGCCCGCCTTCAGCGCGGTAATGCCTTTTTCCTGCGTCAGGTAATTCGGGAACCACGTCAGGAAGAACCACAGCGTAGAGGTGACAGCAAACTGGCCCAGATAAACGCCCACCAGCTTCCGGTGGAACACGAGCTTCCAGTCTGCTTTAGTCAGAGGCTGACGCGCCTCTTTCTTAACAGGCGCATCGCCATCCACCAGACCGCCGCCGTCACGAATATAGTCCAGTTCCGCTTTAGTGATACTTTTGGTTAAACGGGGCGGCTGATACACCTTAAACCAGACAAGCGACCAGACAATGCCGATTCCCCCGGTGACAATGAACACCCAGTGCCAGCTCAGCATCTCCTGAATCCAGATCAGCAGCGGAGTCAGGAATGCCAGACCGACAAATTGTCCTGAAGTATAAAAACCGACGGCGGAAGCGCGCTCATGTTCAGGGAACCAGCTCGTCACCATCCTGTTGTTGGTCGGGAAGGCTGGCGCTTCAAAAATCCCGGTAATCGCGCGCAGACCAATCAGCGACATCAACCCGGTGGCGAAACCCTGGAAGAGGGTTGCCACCGACCAGCCAAATATGGCGATGAAGTAGGTCAGGCGCGAGCCAACACGGTCAAGGAACCAGCCCCCCGGAATCTGGCATAGCGTATACAGCCAGGCAAAAGCCGAGAAGACGTAACCCATTTCCGCTTTCGTAATGCCAAACTCTTCCTGAATATGTGCCGACGCCACCGCGAGATTGGCGCGGTCGACATAACAGATGACCACGGTAATAAAGATCATAACCAGCGTCAGGTAACGGCGACGACCGGTTTTTGCAGCAGTAACTGGAATATCCATCGCAATCTGTCTCCAGATTTTGGGCATAGCGAAGCCGCTCACCATGCCCTGTCATTTACAGAGGGTGTTTGTTTTATTTTTAAAATAAAAAAATTACGCTAATGCGCTAAATAATTCGTGCTGGGGGAAGGCGGCAAGTTTTCGCATCCCCGGGAGCATACAAAAGTATGTGACCGGGGTAAGAAAACGCAGCCAACGCACCACCAGCGCGAAGTATGACGCGCATTTACCACTCCGCTACACTGCCGTCTTCATGACGCCACAGCGGATTACGCCAGTCCGGCGCATTTTTACTCAGCTCAATGACTTTGGCCTCATCAATATCCACGCCAAGTCCCGGCCTCATCAACGGTTTGAAGAACCCGCCTTCCATGTTGAAATCATCTTTGTTTTTCACAAAGTCGAGCAGCTCCGCGCCCTTGTTATAGTGAATGCCCATGCTCTGTTCCTGGAACACCGCATTGCGCGAAACAAAGTCGACGTGCAGACACGCAGCCAGCGCGATCGGCCCCAGCGGACAGTGCGGAGCCAGCGCCACATCATAGGCTTCCGCCATCGCCGCAATTTTGTAGCACTCGGTGATACCGCCCGCATGTGACAGATCCGGCTGCAAAATCGCCAGTCCGCCTGCTTCCAGTACCCGTTTAAACTCAAAGCGCGAGAACATACGTTCACCCGCCGCGATCGGAATATGCGTCTGTTCCGCCAGTTTCGGATAGTACTCCGCCTGTTCTGCCAGCACCGGCTCTTCAATAAACAGCGGACGATAAGGCTCCAGCTCTTTAATCAACACTTTTGCCATTGGCGCGCTAACGCGGCCGTGGAAATCCAGACCAAACTCAATCTCATTGCCAAAGGCTTCGCGGATCTGCGCCACGGTGTTCACTGCACGATCGACCGCTCGCGAGTTATCAATCACTCCCATCTCTTCGCAGCCATTGAGCTTAAAGGTGTCAAAGCCGATATTGCGCAGTTGCTTAATGCCGTCGATCACTTCCGCAGGACGATCGCCGCCAACCCAGCTGTAGGCTTTGATTTTGTCGCGCACCAGACCCCCCATCAGCTGCCAGACCGGGGCATTCAGCACTTTACCTTTGATGTCCCACAGCGCCTGGTCGATACCGGCGATAGCGCTCATCATAATCGGGCCACCGCGATAGAAGCCTGCGCGGTACATCACCTGCCACAAATCGTTAATACGCGCCGGATCCTGACCAATCAGGTAATCACCCAGTTCATGTACCGCCGCTTCGACGGTACGCGCACGGCCTTCAATCACCGGCTCGCCCCAGCCGACGACGCCTTCGTCGGTTTCAATTTTCAGGAACATCCAACGCGGAGGTAAACGGTACGTGGTGAGTTTGGTTATTTTCATTTCACAGCCTCTCGATATGCCTTAACAAATGCCGCCGCCTGCTGCGCGGTACGCGCTACGGACTGTCCGGCGCGATACAGATCGCTGCCCAGCCCCGCGCCTGCACACCCGGCGTTCATCCACTGCGCCAGATTATCTGGCGTTACGCCGCCCACGGCGAAGACTGGAACGCTGGCGGGCAATACCGCTTTCAGCGCGTTGATATAGTCCGGACCAAATGCCGATGACGGGAAAATTTTCAGCGCCTGTGCGCCAGCGTCCAGCGCGGTAAAGGCTTCTGTGGCGGTGGCGCATCCGGGGCAAAC
The DNA window shown above is from Citrobacter farmeri and carries:
- a CDS encoding DUF3748 domain-containing protein, yielding MKQVTFTPRNHQLTNTRTWTPDSHWLVFDVRPSGASFTGETIERVNVHTGEGEVIYRATQGAHVGVVTVHPQAEKYVFIHGPENPDATWQYDFHHRRGVIAEQGQVTNLDAMDITSPYTPGALRGGSHVHVFSPDGEFVSFTYNDHVMHERDLALDLRNVGVAVPYGPVAVSAQHPREYSGSHWCVLVSQTTPDPTPGSDEITRAYEEGWVGNHALAFIGDTLSVNGEKVPELFLVELPQDEEGWKTPGEAPLEGTDATLPSPPRGVVQRRLTFTHARRFPGLATVPRHWVRSNPQATEIAFLMRDDVGIVQLWLIPAQGGEPRQLTHHATGIQSAFNWHPSGKWLGFVLDNRIACCDVHSGDIIFLTQNHGNPPSADAVVFSPDGQFVAWMEEVDGFRQLWMTETGR
- the cbrA gene encoding colicin M resistance lipid reductase CbrA, which codes for MEHFDVAIIGLGPAGAALARKLSGKMRVLALDKKRQCGNEGFTKPCGGLLAPDAQRSFIRDGITLPVDVIANPQIFSVKTVDADASLKRNYQRSYININRHAFDLWMKSLIPDEVQVYHDSLCRKIWREEGKWHVIFRADGWEQQITARYLVGADGANSLVRRYLYPDHQIRKYVAIQQWFAESHPVPFYACIFDNAATDCYSWSISKDGYFIFGGAYPMKDGQARFEALKEKMTAFQFRFGTPVKSEKCTVLFPSRWADFVCGEENAFLIGEAAGFISASSLEGISYALDSAEILRSVLMKDAPDINRAYRKATRKLRCKLYGKILKSRCLTAPVLRNAIMRSGIAHIPLSQDDQPTATSGGLVKEY
- a CDS encoding MFS transporter, translating into MVSGFAMPKIWRQIAMDIPVTAAKTGRRRYLTLVMIFITVVICYVDRANLAVASAHIQEEFGITKAEMGYVFSAFAWLYTLCQIPGGWFLDRVGSRLTYFIAIFGWSVATLFQGFATGLMSLIGLRAITGIFEAPAFPTNNRMVTSWFPEHERASAVGFYTSGQFVGLAFLTPLLIWIQEMLSWHWVFIVTGGIGIVWSLVWFKVYQPPRLTKSITKAELDYIRDGGGLVDGDAPVKKEARQPLTKADWKLVFHRKLVGVYLGQFAVTSTLWFFLTWFPNYLTQEKGITALKAGFMTTVPFLAAFFGVLLSGWLADKLVKKGFSLGVARKTPIICGLLISTCIMGANYTNDPVWIMTLMAIAFFGNGFASITWSLVSSLAPMRLIGLTGGVFNFVGGLGGITVPLVIGYLAQDYGFGPALVYISVVALIGALSYILLVGDVKRVG
- the dgoD gene encoding galactonate dehydratase, which translates into the protein MKITKLTTYRLPPRWMFLKIETDEGVVGWGEPVIEGRARTVEAAVHELGDYLIGQDPARINDLWQVMYRAGFYRGGPIMMSAIAGIDQALWDIKGKVLNAPVWQLMGGLVRDKIKAYSWVGGDRPAEVIDGIKQLRNIGFDTFKLNGCEEMGVIDNSRAVDRAVNTVAQIREAFGNEIEFGLDFHGRVSAPMAKVLIKELEPYRPLFIEEPVLAEQAEYYPKLAEQTHIPIAAGERMFSRFEFKRVLEAGGLAILQPDLSHAGGITECYKIAAMAEAYDVALAPHCPLGPIALAACLHVDFVSRNAVFQEQSMGIHYNKGAELLDFVKNKDDFNMEGGFFKPLMRPGLGVDIDEAKVIELSKNAPDWRNPLWRHEDGSVAEW
- a CDS encoding 2-dehydro-3-deoxy-6-phosphogalactonate aldolase, producing MQWQTNLPLIAILRGITPEEAIAHVGAVIDAGFDAVEIPLNSPEWEKSIPAVVDAYGDKALIGAGTVLQPEQVDRLAKMGCRLIVTPNINAEVIRRAVGYGMTVCPGCATATEAFTALDAGAQALKIFPSSAFGPDYINALKAVLPASVPVFAVGGVTPDNLAQWMNAGCAGAGLGSDLYRAGQSVARTAQQAAAFVKAYREAVK